A genomic segment from Corylus avellana chromosome ca5, CavTom2PMs-1.0 encodes:
- the LOC132181388 gene encoding uncharacterized protein LOC132181388, whose protein sequence is MWKHGNRSKAWNGPQKCRVSILITSLILILVVLISIYRDNGQNTRLSSGLLKQKWNSLESLVQFHPTAEVQNGTELIWQIPDTPKAVIFLAHGCNGRAVNFWDRSSTCPNCIGLPEERLITLHALARKFAVLTISSTGRCWTLGKERFIVKDIMKGWVEKNNLQQLPIVALGASSGGYFVSVLATELKFSSITLMIAEGVFDRIDISEDYPPTLFVHMPKDVSRQQKIDENLQLLRNKGVDVAEIECMEFPLSPHLLSDRIPGIEQSFSAKLFELFRDKGFIDENGYMKNDGRATRWQAALRESRSYIPDKHLAEHIQEELNLAFAYHEMTSLHSEQIFKWFESHMS, encoded by the coding sequence ATGTGGAAGCATGGAAACAGATCGAAAGCTTGGAATGGGCCTCAAAAGTGTAGGGTCTCAATTTTGATCACGTCTCTCATTCTTATTCTTGTAGTTTTAATCTCAATATATCGTGACAATGGTCAAAATACCAGATTATCATCTGGACTTCTGAAGCAAAAATGGAATAGCTTAGAGTCTTTGGTGCAATTTCATCCAACTGCCGAGGTCCAGAATGGAACAGAACTTATATGGCAAATACCTGATACACCTAAGGCTGTTATCTTTCTGGCTCATGGTTGCAACGGCAGAGCTGTTAACTTTTGGGACAGATCTTCTACCTGCCCTAATTGCATAGGGTTACCTGAAGAAAGACTTATCACCCTTCACGCTCTTGCTCGAAAGTTTGCCGTTCTTACCATATCAAGCACGGGAAGATGCTGGACACTTGGGAAGGAAAGATTCATTGTTAAGGATATTATGAAGGGGTGGGTAGAGAAAAACAATCTTCAACAACTTCCTATTGTGGCTTTGGGAGCCTCCTCTGGTGGGTATTTTGTGTCTGTACTGGCCACTGAGTTGAAATTCAGTAGTATTACACTTATGATTGCTGAAGGCGTATTCGATAGGATTGATATCAGTGAGGATTATCCGCCTACACTGTTTGTGCACATGCCCAAAGATGTATCTAGGCAGCAGAAGATTGATGAAAATTTGCAACTTTTGAGAAATAAAGGTGTTGATGTGGCAGAGATTGAATGCATGGAGTTCCCCTTGTCTCCACATCTTTTATCCGACAGAATCCCAGGTATTGAACAAAGTTTTTCTGCCAAGTTATTTGAGCTTTTCCGGGACAAGGGCTTCATCGATGAAAATGGATATATGAAGAATGATGGGCGTGCAACACGATGGCAAGCAGCTCTCAGGGAGAGTAGGAGTTATATTCCAGATAAGCATTTAGCAGAACACATTCAGGAGGAATTGAATCTTGCATTCGCTTATCATGAAATGACCAGCTTGCATTCTGAGCAGATCTTTAAATGGTTTGAATCTCATATGAGTTGA